TGTTTACTCATGGTTTTATCTTCACCTTTTTTAGATTTATTTTCTTTTATTCTTTTTTCAGATTCTTCTCTAACAAAAGATTCAATTAATTCATCATCGTCGTCATCTTCGTTATCTGAAATCTCTTGTTCTGCCATATTTTTGTAAAATTCCATATTATTCATGTATTCAAGATCTTCTTTGTTTAAATGTAAAATTTTTGGTCACTGTGAAATTGAATCAAGAAGATATTCCGTTTGTGCCACAATGTCTTTTTGTGAAAAAACAATATATCTATCATAATTCCCAAGAACCGCGTTTAACATAAAGGCATTAATAATATCTGCTTCATCAGGTGCATCTTCAGAATTCTCATCATATTCACCACCAATAGCCTTATTAACTGTTTGCTGAAATTTTAAAACAGCTGCCTTAATTTTTTTCAATCACTGACTTTTACTAATTCCAATGTTTCTTGTGGTCAATAATTCATCAAGTATGTTTGAATAAAGATCTTTTACTGATAAAGAAGTAATTACATAATCTAAAAGTTGAATATTATGTGAAAGATATTCAAGATCTTCTTCTTGAACTAAATTTTCAGTTGTGTTTCCATCAATTAATTCATACTTTAATCATGCTACTTGTCTTAAATCAGCTGTTTCTTGATTATTTTCGTCAAACATAGCACTATATTTAACTTTTGATAAACCTTTTACAGTGAAAGTCAAAGTTTGATGTTCAGAATCATGATCAACTTTTAAAATTTGCGCAAAAGTTCCATAAACCAAAACATCGCTATTTTTATTCAAATACTCATTTTCGCTTAAATCATTTTTTCTGTCTAAGTTTGTATAAACAATAAAAACATGTTCTTTTTCAATATTTTTATCTTGATACTTTAAATAGAAATTTCAATTTTGTCTAATTCCTTCTTTAATTACCGGAAAGGTAAATAATTGAGTATCTTCACCATTTAAAACTCAACCAACACTTAATGGATCTGAAAGATCAAGGAAAAAAGGGCTAGTTAAAGTTTGTTTATTTTCTTTTAAAACTTCTTCGTTCATCATGTTCTCCTTATTAATGAATAATATTTTACATTATATTAATATGTATTTATTATATATGAAATTTAAATTTTTAGCAGATTAATATGTTAAATGCTAATTTATTTATTTTAAAAAATAATAAAAATACAATAAATGTACTTTTATTAAATTATTTAATTACAAAATTAACAATTTTGTCTAATACAAAAACTTCTTTTACAATAGTTTTGCCTTCTAAGTATTTTGCAACTTTTTCTTTGGCTAATTTAAGAACATATTCTTTATCATTTTTTTCTTTACTAATTGTAAGTTGAACTTTGACCTTTCCATTAATTGTTACTGGATAATTAATTTCATCATTTTCAAGTGCATTTTTATCAGCGTTGAAATGATAAAGATTATCTAAGTTGAAAAATTTTTGACTTAATTCTCAAGCAACGTGCGGAATAAAAGGTTCTAGAATGTTTAATAAAACATAAAGCATTTCAGCTATTAAATCTTCTTTTTCAATATTATCATAAGCATTTAAAACTTCCATACTTCAAGCAATTATAGTGTTAAAAGCAAAATTATTATTTTGTTCATCATAAACTATTTCTTGCTTTAAATAACTTTGGTGAAGTTTTCTTCTCGCCATTTTTTCTTCACTATTTAAATTACTAAAGTCATAATTTTTTAAATAATTTGCATAGTCAAATTTATTTTTTAACAAGTTTGCTTTTTCAACAAGTCTTTTAATAAATTTAAAACTTCCTTCAATACCAGAATCTAATCATTCTAAATCTTTTTCAGGTGGAGCAGCGAACATAATGAAAAGTCTAATTGTATCAGCTCCATATTTTGCTAGCATTTCCTCGGGACTTACTGTATTACCTTTAGATTTAGACATCTTTGCACCATCTTTTAAAACCATTCCTTGTGTCAATAAATTGTTAAAAGGTTCTCTGAATGAAAAAATATTTAAATCAGCTAAAACTTTTGTAAAAAATCTTGAATACAATAAATGCAAAATTGCATGTTCTACACCACCAATATATTGATCAACTGAATTTCAGTATTTTAATTCGTTAGGTTCAAATAAATTATTTTCTCTTAAATTGGTTGGAACTGTGTAACGGGCAAAATATCAACTTGATTGAAAGAAAGTATCCATAGTATCAGATTCTCTAGTAGCGGAATTTCCACAATATGGACATTTGATCTTTAATCATTCTTTATCTGTCAAAATAGGATTACCTTGACCAGTAAATTCAACATTTTGTGGAAGTGTTATTGGTAAATTCTCAAATTTTTCAGGCACATTACCACATGATGAACAATTAATCATTGGAATTGGTGCACCTCAATATCTTTGTCTACTAATTCCCCAATCTTGTAAATTTATTTCACTAGCAGTTTTTAGATCTTTTAAATCTATTTTATAGTCATTATTGATAATTTCAATTTTATTAATTTCTGCAAATTCTTTATAACTTTTTAATTTGTTTACATCAACCAAAATAACTTTATCAACTTGTCCTGCTGATGCAAAATCTGTAACATAAACATTTATTTTTAGATTTTGATTAAAAATTGCTTGAATTGGTAGTTGAAAATGTAGTTTATTTGCAAAATTTTTATTTTTAGCGTTATTTACAATATTTTCAATGCTTTTTAAATCACTATCATTTAATACTTTTTCTTCTTTTAATTGATTAATTAAAGGGTGAATTCCACTAATAGCTAAGAAATTACAATTTTCAACTTCATTTGTATTTTGTACAAAAACATCTAAGTCATTAAATTTTTTAGTTTTATTTTGAATTTTAAATTTTGCTAAAAAACCTTTTTTATAGTCTATTCAGTTTTTTTGCATTAATAAAACATTTTCTGGTCAATGTTTTTTTAATAATTCTAAATCTTTTTGTAACTCTTCTGCATATTCAGTAATTTTCAAATAATATTGTGGCATTTCTTTTTGAACAACTAGTTCACCACAACGTCAACATTTTCCATTTTCAACTTGTTCGTTAGCTAAAACTGTTTGATCTTTTTCACATCAATTTAAATAAGCATTTTTTCGATAAATCAATCCTTTTTCATACATTTTAAGAAAAATGTATTGATCATACTTTGTATAGTTTTCATCTGCGGTAATAACTTGTCTATCTCAAGCAAAAGAAATACCTAGTTGTTTTAAAGTAGGATTCATTTTTTCAATGTTTTCATATGTTCATTTTTTAGGATGAATTTTATTTTTAATTGCTGCATTTTCAGCTGGCAAACCAAATGCATCTCATCCAAAAGGATGAAGTACATTAAATCCTTTTCTTCTATAAAAACGAGCAAAAACATCACCTAATGTGTAATTTCTTACGTGTCCCATATGTAAATTTCCGCTTGGATAAGGAAACATACTTAAAATATATTTTTTTGGAAGTAAAAAGTCATTTTTTGGTTCAAAATATTTTGTATTTTCTCAATGCTTTTGTCATTTTGATTCAATTTCTAAAGGATTATATTTATTCATGATTACCTCTCTAGTTATGTAAAATTTTAAAAATTTGTGTTATTTTATTTTTTCTTTCTAATAGCACTATAAACAAGTAATTTAATGATAAGTTTACAAAGTTAAAAACTCCATAGAGTGCAAAAGATGCTAAATAGTAATTATTAATTCCAAAGAAGAGATTTTTATAACTTTCTCATTTTTTTGGAGCAGCTAAGTCTTTAAATGTTTTAATTTCCGTATCTCCAAAAAATTGAAAATAAACTGGATTAATTGCAAAAATATTAAGCAATATCAAAAGTAAAGTAGTTAAAGTAATTATTGCAAGTGGATAGATTCAATATCTAAATTTAAGTTTTCTAGAAATTCTTGATTTATAATCAATTTTTTTAAAAAGAAAAAACAAACTTGCAAAACTTATTTGAGTAACGAAAAGAACAAAATGTCCTACTACTGATAATGTTGAATAACCAAATTCATTGTAAGCTGGCGCAATAATAAAAAAAGTTAAAGCGACTATTAAACCGTATTGCCAACCAATATAGGTAAAAATAATGGCAATAATGAAAATTGTAAAATCAAACTTTAAAAAAGCCGTAAAAGGAAACAAAAGATATTTGCCAAAAAAATTTAATACAAAAGCTATGGCTAAAAAAAGTGCGCTAATAGCAAGTTTTAAAAGTATCGGTTTTTTATGATAAATGCTATTTTGTTCCATAAATTCTGTCGCCTGCATCACCTAATCCAGGTTCAATGTACTTATGTTCATTAAGTCTTTCATCTAATGCAGCAAGAAAAATTTGAATTTTGTCTTTACCAAATCTTTCTTCTACATGTTTAACTCCCTCAGGAGCACCAACAAGGCAAACTAATTGCACATTAGTAAAACCATCTTGATGTAATTTTTCAATTGCATCCGCAGCACTTCCACCAGTTGCTAACATTGGATCAACCACAAAAACATAGCTGTCTTTTGCAACGTTAGGCATTTTGTAATAGTATGATTCAGGTAAATGTGTAATTTCATTACGATTTAAACCAATATGTCCAACACGTGCCTCAGGCACTAATTCTAAAAGCCCTTCTAACATTCCTAACCCAGCTCTTAAAATTGGTACAATCACAATTTCTTTATCAAGAGCATAACCCTTGTATTTCAATCCAATTGGTGTAATTACTTCTTTACTTTTAGTTTGATAGTTTCTTAAAACCTCATAAACCATTAAAGAAGCAATTTCATTTAAATTTCTGCGAAAAATTGAATGGTTTGCATTTTCATCACGCATATTAGTTAATTTGACTGAAATTAAAGGATGTTCAATTACTTTTAACATTTTTAC
This Mycoplasmopsis columbina DNA region includes the following protein-coding sequences:
- a CDS encoding class I tRNA ligase family protein, with the translated sequence MNKYNPLEIESKWQKHWENTKYFEPKNDFLLPKKYILSMFPYPSGNLHMGHVRNYTLGDVFARFYRRKGFNVLHPFGWDAFGLPAENAAIKNKIHPKKWTYENIEKMNPTLKQLGISFAWDRQVITADENYTKYDQYIFLKMYEKGLIYRKNAYLNWCEKDQTVLANEQVENGKCWRCGELVVQKEMPQYYLKITEYAEELQKDLELLKKHWPENVLLMQKNWIDYKKGFLAKFKIQNKTKKFNDLDVFVQNTNEVENCNFLAISGIHPLINQLKEEKVLNDSDLKSIENIVNNAKNKNFANKLHFQLPIQAIFNQNLKINVYVTDFASAGQVDKVILVDVNKLKSYKEFAEINKIEIINNDYKIDLKDLKTASEINLQDWGISRQRYWGAPIPMINCSSCGNVPEKFENLPITLPQNVEFTGQGNPILTDKEWLKIKCPYCGNSATRESDTMDTFFQSSWYFARYTVPTNLRENNLFEPNELKYWNSVDQYIGGVEHAILHLLYSRFFTKVLADLNIFSFREPFNNLLTQGMVLKDGAKMSKSKGNTVSPEEMLAKYGADTIRLFIMFAAPPEKDLEWLDSGIEGSFKFIKRLVEKANLLKNKFDYANYLKNYDFSNLNSEEKMARRKLHQSYLKQEIVYDEQNNNFAFNTIIAWSMEVLNAYDNIEKEDLIAEMLYVLLNILEPFIPHVAWELSQKFFNLDNLYHFNADKNALENDEINYPVTINGKVKVQLTISKEKNDKEYVLKLAKEKVAKYLEGKTIVKEVFVLDKIVNFVIK
- a CDS encoding MPN527 family putative ECF transporter permease subunit yields the protein MQATEFMEQNSIYHKKPILLKLAISALFLAIAFVLNFFGKYLLFPFTAFLKFDFTIFIIAIIFTYIGWQYGLIVALTFFIIAPAYNEFGYSTLSVVGHFVLFVTQISFASLFFLFKKIDYKSRISRKLKFRYWIYPLAIITLTTLLLILLNIFAINPVYFQFFGDTEIKTFKDLAAPKKWESYKNLFFGINNYYLASFALYGVFNFVNLSLNYLFIVLLERKNKITQIFKILHN
- the upp gene encoding uracil phosphoribosyltransferase, producing the protein MLKVIEHPLISVKLTNMRDENANHSIFRRNLNEIASLMVYEVLRNYQTKSKEVITPIGLKYKGYALDKEIVIVPILRAGLGMLEGLLELVPEARVGHIGLNRNEITHLPESYYYKMPNVAKDSYVFVVDPMLATGGSAADAIEKLHQDGFTNVQLVCLVGAPEGVKHVEERFGKDKIQIFLAALDERLNEHKYIEPGLGDAGDRIYGTK